A genomic window from Acidobacteriota bacterium includes:
- a CDS encoding 50S ribosomal protein L13 — protein MSTTFPTEGKIARKWYVVDATDQTLGRLATRVAHILAGKHNPQYTPFIDTGDHVVVINAAKVKLTGMKAGQKIYHRYTGYPGGLRSEQYDKKLARRPEAVVEDAIKGMLPHTKLGRAMAGKLKVYRDDKHTHAAQKPEPLTLAK, from the coding sequence ATGTCTACTACTTTCCCCACTGAGGGGAAAATCGCGCGCAAGTGGTACGTGGTCGATGCCACGGACCAGACCTTGGGACGCCTCGCGACCCGGGTTGCACATATTCTCGCGGGCAAGCATAACCCGCAGTACACGCCTTTCATCGATACCGGCGATCACGTGGTTGTGATCAATGCCGCGAAAGTCAAGCTGACCGGAATGAAAGCAGGGCAAAAGATTTATCACCGCTATACCGGATATCCCGGCGGATTGCGCTCTGAGCAGTACGACAAAAAGCTCGCACGGCGTCCGGAAGCGGTCGTGGAAGATGCGATCAAGGGCATGTTGCCCCACACCAAGCTTGGCCGCGCAATGGCGGGCAAGCTGAAGGTGTATCGCGACGACAAACACACCCATGCGGCCCAGAAGCCCGAGCCGCTGACACTGGCGAAGTAG
- a CDS encoding 30S ribosomal protein S9 gives MADLVQYYGTGRRKSSIARVFLRPGSGSFQINGRAFDNYFVTDAQRVSAKAPLVSSETGTTFDVVATVQGGGVNGQADAVKMGIARALLEFNIELRKKLKAEGLLSRDARGKERKKYGQKGARKRFQFSKR, from the coding sequence ATGGCTGATCTGGTTCAGTATTACGGCACGGGACGTCGCAAGTCGAGCATTGCTCGCGTGTTTCTGCGTCCCGGCAGCGGAAGTTTTCAAATAAACGGACGTGCATTCGACAACTATTTTGTGACCGATGCGCAACGCGTAAGCGCCAAAGCTCCGCTGGTGAGCAGCGAGACCGGCACCACGTTCGATGTGGTAGCGACGGTGCAAGGCGGCGGCGTGAATGGACAGGCTGACGCAGTAAAGATGGGCATCGCCCGCGCGCTGCTTGAGTTCAACATCGAGCTGCGCAAGAAGCTCAAGGCTGAAGGGCTGCTTTCACGAGACGCGCGCGGCAAAGAGCGTAAGAAGTACGGACAAAAGGGAGCACGAAAGCGCTTCCAGTTCTCGAAGCGGTAA